In the genome of Rhopalosiphum padi isolate XX-2018 chromosome 1, ASM2088224v1, whole genome shotgun sequence, the window CGTATCTATCTTACAATATAAACGATGATAGTTAAATAGATCTGTATATGATGTTAATATCAtgagttaaaaacttaaataattgttcaatgTCACTTTATGCGTGAtttatgatcatattattttaaacgggCATTATAGATCTTTGTTGATAGTTTTGTTGACCGTGGATTTCGATCAGTTCTAACACCGCattcttcaataattcaatcgtaatattgattatttaacaataaatatagtattgttataaattatgttatgttgttataataaatttgtttacgaTTTAggtttagaataataaaagttCCACACTAATAAAACGACGactgaacaaataaaaaaatcgggAATATTCAGTATTGTTTTgtgtatgatttaaatatatagtataatataagttgaTTACCTGTTAAAAAAccctattaaatgtaaattaagtaCCAAGATAATATACATTCCACTCAATATAATTCCACGTGGTATGGCAGACTAAACGTCTGGACATGTCGTATATTCTTCGAGTGCCGCCCCCCCCCCactcatataaaaatttaaaaatactaatgtagaaaccatttaaaataatattattaaatttccgtATATAATCACATTTGATAACAACTATGTTCTACATTCATTGTCATATTGCAACAAGTGTCACGTATTCGAGTCATATACCGCATATAATAAGACTTTCGTTCTACTAATAATCGtttgatttataatagatatctaTGTATTGTCCTATGAATTCTCACTGATAAATCTTAGATTTCGTACGAAAAAACACACGCCAGTGCACATGTTGTAGGTAGATTTTAATAGACAGTCGAAAAAAACGGTACAGATCTCGGAGCGTATATGCGTCTGTGACACGGTCACgacgagtttttttttacacaattggaattgttaatttatcaatttgtgatgtattgtgtgtgtgttgtagacttgtagtacctactacctacgcAAGACGGTTAAAAAGAATAGTGTGTCGATTGACGTGAAAGAGGgacaaattgttgtttttttttttttttttgacaatctGAAGTAAATCCcggttaatattgttattacatctTGTGTAGTGCAATCGAATGTTGTAATTTGCGGCTAAactgattttgattttcaaccTTTCGAGATcgattgaacaaaatattttatcgttttagaTATTTACCACTTTGTTAATGTATACCgcctttaatttttataaaggtactttgaataatattggtattataaatataaaatattatccattcacattaagtaattttattatttattgtacaacaAATTCCTAAATGCATTCATCGCAGTTGTAGTTGTATTACGCGGTAAAAGTAACTGAAAAGTTGCGATTTTTAGTGCTTACAAAGTTAttgaaaattacatattatataatgtcgttttttatgatttgtaatattattttacattaccatCAAAttctattatcatatattatgttagatgaaacaaatttcattttatttttgctatgtCTATTTATTCCGTTCTAAAGCTAAACTCAAGGTTTTGCTTTAAAAAGCCTAAGCCTAAAAGACTATTGTGGTTTTAGACACAttcttattacattaaaatttgagGGGGGTTtcgaaaattttaagttttccgtgtaaataagtatataccCGGACCACAAAGCAATCGATCGTTGCTTGGcaacacaaatattaataatttatatttaaagttgttCATCTATACAGCAATTAATAGGTATTCCTAGAGTCTACCtaccataaattaatatataaaaataattaaacattttcaaaattatggtTAGGCTTGccataaactaatattattattattaatatttaccgaGCGGCCAgttccaaaataaatatattattgaaacatatttaatataatattataatattaatatgttataaacgaTATGACTGATAAATAGATTTTAGACCATTATTTAATTACCCATTTCACGAGATTAGTTAATTTTATCCTCGTCAGTTAGAATAATGTAATACTATAAGTCTGTAATAGTTAAtgcgtatattaattatataggtttattattgtaaccaatttgttttataccttcttattgttattattatcattattatcattattactattttaccgttatttcgattttatataactacttacctatacctaaataattattatagtattatacattattatacgtcGATTTCGTTTGCCGATTGTCATTATTTACATGCAGACCAACAGTCGATTAACAgcattacattttatgtattatgtacataatagtataataccattattattttaccttaaCGCCATACCTATACAAGTTATAGACTATTTATTAACCTATAAACTaagttatgataaattaataaaaacatattgttagTACTTAGTAGTCCAAAATATCAACTGTATATTGACATTTGACACGTAtagatacaataacaatattatgatgttttcaattttatttgacGTCGaacttcattattttaaatgcatttaaatcgTAGTCGTTCATTCTGAAATATcgtgtaacattattattataaaaatataattatttatactatattatattataatttgttttgttggaattataatatgttaaaataatattgtacagcgTTGTAATGTATTGCTttgatataaactataatatttagttgtgcccataataattattatataggagaCAAATAATAAGCATgttggtttaaaataaaatattattattgtgcaaaataaaaacgaattttgtaataaatttgtattttgtgtcTACTCATTGATTACGTTATCATAATGTTATATCACAAAAGTTATATcgacatacaaaataatatattaattattatgtaaattgttaatatatataattattaaaaatatagttcatACTTCTAATtcacctaattatttttttttgtagatactATTTAATACTACATGTCTGTAGgaaaaataactgtataatataatatattgttttattactataatatttaataatgtttaccaATAACAATTTGTCAACTAATTGAACTATATCAAAGTTCGGTTAGTAGTTTGtacttgattattttttgtatttaaagaaGCATTGTAATATCTTATCgtttattttatagacattcTGACATATAAActatgagaaaaaataaaacaataacccTATACCGGCAGTACCACAGGCCACAAACATTCTAGAAAGTAATTCCAATAGGCAATAAAGACATTACTAATTTTGTTATCttattctaaatacttatatatttctttgaaacagatacaattataattacataaacacaattaactattaagtataatataatgtaatttaattgcaATCATATTAGGTACTTTATCCAGTTAATCCCAATGAAGTATTTAGGTTTATTtatgacttattattatattaagacatCCATAGGAATGGTGTTTAAATTATGAGTGTcttgcattaaaataataacactattatCTTTACTTGATATAATAAAGATCAGTTCAAAAAACTAAAtgcatctatttttaaaatataaagataaaaactaaaaagtaataataaataaactattataaaggttcattaatacttaaaatattatgatttttcaatttttgatgtataatataatataagtactctatacttaataattatattataatgccatAATGGATTTGTatctttaaaagtattaaacagGTAAgcatattagatttttaatttgtttttctttgttCTCCTATAAGCTCTATAGATCAACTTAACGAACctgaaaatacattatacaatcataaaaaaatacattatttgaatgaaaaattcaaataaatcgtTGTGAAatcattatttcatataaatagcCTTGAAACAATGAAGCTTCTTTATTATGAAATCCAAAACAATGTCACaccaatatattgaatattttaatgtatattatattattatgtaatattaaaaacaacaatttaacatcaattatcaatattgtATCATAGCAAATTTATTCGGTTTTATAGTATCTAcaatttaccaattatttttccctcaaataaatattaaaaattgtttttaaaacaagtgtattttataaaaagaagaAATACTGCGTTTTATCTAtctatacaacatattatatactattgtattatatgcaATTTGTGTTATTGTGATAATGTGTCATGCGAGTTGCGAcccattagaaaaaaattaaatttttatatgttttaatattttttttttttatgctatagattttcaatattttttaattgggaaattaacattttacaaaGAGTTTTGTATTAACTTTGTCAAGTATTTCAACCAAGCGAATACTTTTTAATTGATGTGTATTGAAAAAgtaactaaacaattttaaaatttaatcgtaaatagaaaaAGATAGGTAATATAAACTTTTGGTGAAAATGCCAAGTATTTGAAGTAATTCGTTTTCgagttatataggtacataaaaaaaaccaatttggactgcgtaaaaatttccgtttttccttaattttttttttttggttttttccaattataaaaGAAAGTAGGGACTAggaattatttctttttatcttctcaaagtaccaactagatctaattttctACCAGAATTTTTGccgatttttgaaaatcaaagtatttcTACTGCCTCGAGCCCTCAAAAGGTGAGATCGAAAAAGAAGTTGCCTTTTACTATTCGCTATTGTATGTCCATCACATTGACACTGAAGCAGGTAATAATATTGCATAGGTAATTAACGTTTAGTCAAAGTAAAGAAAAATGtactattatgaaaatgtacattttttcttttattcatGGCTTTtctacactattattatacaggatgattatcatttattatgtatCTTCTCAAGCGTTCTGAATTATAATTGTCATAAGTACGAATAGTACGATTCGTGTTTTGTTGTCTCTGCAGGTTAAATATCCCTGACGTGTTTTCTATActtagatttattaaattatagtattacaaaatgtatgtatattgtatatgccaattaagtaattcaaatattaaatacttatgcgACCTGCTCATGTTAATACTGTTtctgttatattttgtatgactACTGTTTTCTACTAGCTAAACCTTGGTGAACCGAGGGTACTAAAAATCACTTATACGGTGTAGGATGTAGGTATAATGAATATTCTACATCAACTATAGAGCTAGCTGCCAGGTACTGTTATctttattgtgtgtattataattggCATGTCTATGATGaaacataactaaaaaaaatcagtggTGTAACTAAGAGAAATTGAGTGCGGGCGCACCCGGGCCTGTTCACTTATCTAAGGGGcccaaaataattgtataatggttttttttttttaataataataattattatataatttcgaattttattatgtaacaatatttttaaaatatacataacattatattagtaAGATAAATGCACCTTTCTCGATAGTCAATAACCCTCCTTAGATCTCCATAAATAATGCCTTGATGAGGAGGGGGGATATGTTAAAAATTTCTATTCCGGATCCAAATTTTGAAGTTACGCCACCGCCCAccgataaaaacaaaataataatacataattatgaaaactgtttgaaaaatatgattGATTGATTTTCCTTGTtattaaaacgtaaaaatatttataaatacttttcatAGCAATAAACTCAGATtcgattgattataaatttaaaatgtgcatTATTTAGTACTCGTTATTTTACTATTCATTGGTCAATGGTCATTTTCTCATGTATGACATAATCACTGAGGCACTCATCTATAGTACTACGGAATATCACCTTAAATTTGTtcctttttattaattataaacgtatataaataataataaaaaaaatgctaaaacCTCAAAAAAACGATGAAGATTAACGATCACGTGCCGCGGACCGCATTATCTCAGGCCAAATGTCCATAATCACGGTTTTAGAAAATATCTTCCCATAATATTGCCCATATCCCCCTAGAGAGTATACCTACTctctataaaatagatataataacaattgcCATTTGTAATAAGTCCATTCTAGTTgcacaaaaaaattacaaaaaaatatagagTTTTAGCAGAGTTAAACTAGCAAATTAATGTTACACAGTAAATTTAACACCATATCAAGTTTACACATAAGTTAAgacttacatttaaaaaaaactataggtatttgaaaaacaataaaactttaaatggcTCTTCTGAACATTTTGGTAAttgtgacatattatatttggcttttaacttttaagccatcgataataatattatgtatcgccTTCAACACATTATCACAGTATAACAACAATTCATAATTGATAATAGAGTACAGGGGTACCACAGTGTAGCGAACAAGTTGTCGGCACTGGGTGGGCGCATACCGCCGCATACCGAGGTGTTACCGGAGTACGTCTGTGGTCCGCCTACCACTGCTATTGAATGCACGATAACATAACCTAACATTTCTGTTCGACATATTCTCTCCTTTGCGATCGTTTTTCCACGTTTGGTGATTTTCAGTCGTTCGTCATTCGGACCGTTTCCGTTCATTTTCGTCGTCAGCTTGCTGTATCGTCGCCATTCAATCATGGTAAGTATTACATGACCGGTATTAATCGGCTGCCGCTTTCGGTTAAATTTTTGACAGGTTTCGGAAAACTAAATCTGAACGCGACGCGTACCTGTCTTGTTGTGTTCAAACGCGGTAATATTCCGTCTTTTCCGGCGGTGGACGCCATATGAATAGTGCTTAATGTATGTTGTTccgtttttcaaaaaccatttcTGATGGCTGCTATTGTATCATCTTAAACGGATTCAGTTTTCTTTCGTCCATTACACAGACATAAACATAACCCACTAATGcactaattgttaataataaaacctaTGTAAccaatatacaatttgtatagtaCACTATTAGTCTTCCTATTAACCTTAGTATGCTGTCtgaaaattcttaattttcGGTAATGTTAAATACTTGTCAAACTACGTCGTTTGATCTCTGTTGATGTTAGTATTCAAATTATCAATGTACAAATAGGTTTCTTATATTGTGTTTCTACCCCTAGGGCTATACATCTGTGcgtattcttaaatattttactttatctgATCTTTGTATGCACTCATGTTAACATTTAATagagcataataatattgtatgttagaATGTTCGGGTTACTTCAGACATtacttaaatatcataatttttaaatcaattaattattataggcgggtttcaataatttcaagtgttattatttttattgaatattttaaagtatcttATTGTAGTTCTCGtattatattacgttttatattttaggtatttactgatatacttatataatgttataaggtTGATTGATAATTATCTTTTTTGCTTTATTTGGTACGAAAATCATTAatgttttttcataataatattaaattacctagatattgtaattttaattgccTAATTAATTCTAATGTTCCTAGTCAACTTTGGATACATTAGTTCAATTCAAATTTTTGCTTctatttcttaaaatgttaaattttttaataaatatttattatgtgattgaatataataaacttaaaaaaatgttctctaaaattacataattaatacatcaactattataagttattaaatgtacctttatttgattaaatactagttattaaaaacacctagataatttattaactacagTAAGTCCTCGTTCAACATCATGGTTAAGTTCCTGGAAAACAAcattaaccaaaaaaaaaaaaatgttgtgaaaCACTACatacactttattataataagttcctgtcaataaataacaatgtacctacctatgtatgtattattatcattgcactatttcattattttatttttatacattattaattgtttgtattagATTACAAATTATaccaaaattaacaaaaacttattagatttgaaaaaaagaagACGATGACAAagtatatattacttaaaataaatgaaaatagtatctacatattatgataGGTATGTCAATAAAAACGATAACAGTATTACCTAAAAAATGGTCAACagaattaaattacttatatataaaacatatataaatataacaacaatttgATGAACACATGTAGTATTAGGTATAAACGACGCAATAGCAAAACAATGTTACATGAGGTGATGTTAAACGAGGATTTACTGTACCTATTGCTTACTTCAATTTAAGATAAAgcatttttttatcaagttatttaattacaaacacttaattgttattgatttatttttaaaacaatattattagatttttgacAGACatgcttattaataaaatacataaggtTTATTGgccaactataaaataatttaactgaaCCATAGATTTATATGTAGAAAAGTCGATTACTTGATaggtaataactattaaaacctgtttcttaagtaaataattaatatcttatgtatattttttatttacctattattttcttattagaaATTAACTAGTTGAtatgtcatataaaatataattctatatgtTATAGGATTTGGAATTTAAAGATGTTGAAAACACTCCTACAGATCAAAAGAGACACAAAATCCGTATCACATTGACTTCTAAGAACATCAAAAGTTTGGAAagtggtaaattatatttttattgcttaaaaatgttaatatattgccttgttaattaaaataattttttatagtgtgcTCTGAGATGATTGCCGATATTAAGAAGAGAAAACTGCCAGTCAAAGGACCAGTTCGCATGCCAACCAAATTCTTGCGTATCACAACAAGAAAAACACCTTGTGGTGAAGGTTCAAAGACATGGGACAGATTCCAAATGAGGATTCACAAGAGGGTGATCGATTTAAAATGCCCAAGCGATAAAGTCAAACAAATCACCAGTGTCAACCTCGAACCTGGTGTAATTGCTGAAGTTAGCATTGCTAGCgagtgatgtgttttttttatgattatatgatTTGAATGGTACGACAACTAATATCATgtctaataaaagtttaaaattacatcatgccgttaatttaatttatttttttaaatcacctacaaattaagttttactagataattattatactggtagattttttattcttaaatattacaaatgaatataaaactttttatttacattcattTATGATGtgtatacaaggtgattctttaATCATTGTAcactatttcaaaaagtattcatgtttttgaaaatatctttTTACTTGTTTCGAGTTGTtgaaaaaacgtttttattaaatattttttatccatatattttcttaagtttttacttttttgaatgacaacatagttttaatttcatattccaaagtagaatagtttaatacataaaaaattgaatctagagctagtagtttatgagttacaagtatttaaagttaagatgtgtggagtggagtggtacggggttaccccgcaaaatatttgtccactactccgcttgtctaaactttaaatacgtaaaattcataaactactctctctaaattcgatttttatgtatcaaaatattcagaaaattattctgctttggaatatgaaattaaaactgttgttcaaaaaagtaaaaacttaaaaaaatattattttttaataaaaacattgtttttttaacaacttgaaaccatgtaaaaaaatattttcaaaaacatgaatacttttgaaataatgagtgtacaatgatataaaataaaatcaccttgtgtgtatatatatatataaaatcatgattGGATGTATCCattcattattttgaatgttACATATAACATGGTTTGCAATCTTTTTACTATTTTGtgattaattaatgttaattaatccATAATAGGTAAACCGGTGTTAAATGTAGGCAATATTGCCTAATAAATGGTAAGGTATTTCTGAACAACTATTAGACACATTCACATCTGTTTGTAATTCATACATTATGCTTTAGTATTGTaccttaatacatttattttacatttatacacaaGTAAATCCAACTGATTTCaattgttgataatatattgaatagttggtcaaatattataatcattttacaaCAGCCTATTTtgagtacaattttaaaatgtaaaccacCTCTGGACATGCTTGATATTGTTTGATTACCAAgagtatttttaacataatatttagcatttatttttcaaagaacTAAGAAGTAACAAAAATTCTATTACTGTTAGAACAAGATGATTTAGTGCAGGAACCAGAACAAGAAATACGatagttcttaaaaaataataagagaacagttattgtataacttattgtaaatataaataatgattcttaaatattacactgttaattaaattatacatatttagtgttatatttagagtaatttataaacaatttataaatttacttaattttggTAGAAATTTGTGTATCAGTAATAATgtgcttattatatttaacatgttAAATCAATGGTAATTGAAATATACTAcataacactaaaatataattgtttaattcaaatttaaagattttttgtaattttagattTGATTTTTACTCTAtggaaataacatttttaactgattttaaaatattataatatataattttaaaagaaatccCATTAactttcaacaaatatttaataaccttgatttttgttcattaataaattgtaattattgcctcataagatttataaaattgtattattttataacaaattaatttataataaatttaaactaaaaattatttaaataaacgtacTATACCCATGgcatgtaactataataattcataggTACGTAGTGCatcttagtattataataatactattacagtaaaatctttttataaacaataatacctataatattgaattcatatttaacacatctataatAGTGATTCTCTCTGCAGTCAACATATATAATGTTCAGGACTCAGGAGAACGACGTAATACCTGGTACCACTTGTaaaccttttttaaattataagtaagtaaaatttattttaggaatttatattgtatattttaaatctgattaATATAGAGAGCATAATTTGGTGACCACGTTATAGACTACAGCAGGGGTGGCAAACCTTTTGAACACAACGTACCAAAAattaccttatttttttttctagcgtgccatgaaaaatatattcaatattgtaaacaaaattattgtaattttattgtatgattaatgtattaatataaaaaaggttAGTTGaggtacatagtattataataatattacttaattaattatttattttctttcttgatgtgattaaaaataacctattatatatagtaaaaatattttaatttttcacgtgCCATGGATTTGCTATCCCTGCTATAtagttaaattctaaataagaCCTAACAGGTgagaagtataatattttcatagagtttatttatttttaaattttttgtatttttgtaaattaaacttaacgctttattagtaaacaaatatatgtGTGAGAAGAAAgacatattatagatttaagtaaaatttctATAAGTCTCTATACTATAATCTACTTTTGTATAAGCAATGAATGGATTAATTGAATACCTAACTAAAATAGATTT includes:
- the LOC132917141 gene encoding small ribosomal subunit protein uS10, yielding MDLEFKDVENTPTDQKRHKIRITLTSKNIKSLESVCSEMIADIKKRKLPVKGPVRMPTKFLRITTRKTPCGEGSKTWDRFQMRIHKRVIDLKCPSDKVKQITSVNLEPGVIAEVSIASE